A stretch of Desulfobacter hydrogenophilus DNA encodes these proteins:
- a CDS encoding NADH-quinone oxidoreductase subunit C yields MSNAFLQISNAEKISREAIPHLSFDQFQSQALDMVTNGGKIVHYFAYPDKESLKLLAVLRTDKLFVAGCDVPDVYPSLTKTCEPFHLFEREIAEQFGIRPQGHPWLKMVRYHPNYTEGAADVFGNDYSQDIPGNYPYYQVAGEEIHEVAVGPVHAGVIEPGHFRFNCIGERVLHLEIQLGYQHRGIEKQLLAVPAKRLPIIGENIAGDTTIGHSLCMAQNLEALTGVQTDQGARVIRTIALELERLANHIGDLGALSGDVAFLPPANYFGRIRGDFLNLSLLICGNRFGKGLVRPGGVRFSLSDDIRKVLNERLAELRPEVTHVLELLFNAVTVRARFEGCGAVSHEDADHLGLVGPAGRASGMAYDVRRCFPTEHYPYMGIPENKKATGDVYARARVRYDEILQSLQIVESLAAIPVETRCVSEGMTYDLPASSFSVALNEAWRGEVSHAVLTDENGKILRYKIKDPSFHNWNGLAMSLRDTGISDFPLNNKSFNLSYCGFDL; encoded by the coding sequence ATGAGCAACGCTTTTTTACAGATTTCAAACGCCGAAAAAATTTCCCGGGAGGCCATCCCCCACCTTTCTTTTGATCAATTCCAAAGCCAGGCTCTGGATATGGTGACCAACGGAGGTAAAATTGTCCACTATTTTGCCTACCCGGACAAGGAGAGTTTAAAACTTTTGGCGGTGTTGCGGACCGACAAACTTTTTGTAGCCGGCTGCGATGTGCCGGACGTCTATCCGTCATTAACCAAAACCTGCGAACCGTTTCACCTGTTTGAGCGGGAAATTGCAGAGCAGTTTGGTATCCGTCCCCAGGGTCATCCCTGGCTGAAAATGGTCCGGTATCACCCCAACTACACGGAAGGCGCGGCGGATGTATTCGGCAATGACTATTCCCAGGACATTCCTGGAAATTATCCGTATTACCAGGTGGCGGGTGAAGAAATCCACGAAGTAGCTGTGGGGCCGGTCCACGCCGGGGTAATTGAGCCGGGCCATTTCAGGTTTAACTGCATCGGAGAGCGGGTCCTGCACCTGGAAATCCAACTGGGATACCAGCACCGGGGCATTGAAAAGCAGCTTCTGGCGGTCCCGGCCAAGCGGCTTCCCATCATTGGTGAGAACATTGCAGGGGATACAACCATCGGCCACAGCCTGTGCATGGCTCAGAACCTGGAGGCACTGACCGGGGTTCAAACGGATCAGGGGGCCCGGGTCATCCGGACCATTGCCCTGGAACTGGAGCGCCTGGCCAACCACATCGGCGACCTTGGGGCCTTAAGCGGCGACGTTGCCTTCCTCCCCCCGGCCAACTATTTTGGCAGGATCAGAGGTGATTTTCTCAATCTTTCCCTTTTAATTTGCGGTAACCGGTTCGGCAAGGGCCTGGTCCGGCCCGGTGGGGTCCGGTTTTCCCTGTCCGATGATATCAGAAAGGTACTCAACGAACGCCTGGCAGAGCTTCGGCCCGAAGTGACACATGTATTGGAACTGCTCTTCAACGCCGTCACCGTTCGGGCCCGGTTTGAGGGATGCGGGGCGGTGAGCCATGAAGATGCCGATCATCTCGGGCTGGTGGGGCCTGCCGGCCGGGCCAGCGGCATGGCCTATGATGTAAGACGATGTTTCCCCACGGAACATTACCCGTACATGGGCATACCGGAAAATAAAAAAGCCACGGGGGATGTCTATGCCAGGGCCCGGGTCAGGTATGACGAAATCCTCCAGTCCCTTCAGATTGTTGAATCCCTGGCCGCCATCCCAGTTGAAACCCGATGTGTAAGCGAGGGCATGACGTACGATTTGCCGGCTTCAAGCTTTTCCGTGGCCCTGAACGAGGCCTGGCGGGGGGAAGTTTCCCATGCTGTCCTGACCGATGAAAATGGAAAAATCCTAAGGTACAAAATCAAGGATCCCTCTTTTCACAACTGGAACGGGCTGGCCATGTCTCTCAGGGATACCGGAATATCGGATTTCCCCTTGAACAACAAAAGTTTCAATTTATCCTATTGCGGATTTGATCTATAG